Proteins from one Triticum aestivum cultivar Chinese Spring chromosome 7A, IWGSC CS RefSeq v2.1, whole genome shotgun sequence genomic window:
- the LOC123150175 gene encoding protein MICROTUBULE BINDING PROTEIN 2C codes for MLDRSLRPAEAGAGAAGPGEVRGNVDRVLFKDLVDMVPLVESLMDRRTNPSYSRRASLVYTPAPAKKGGDLKSAKTPQTLSAKKRRDPGDTGNKSTPDSNGENGSVAPMTQSGAENKPKDKDEIGLLREQVDELQKQLVEKEEALRSAESTVSEMNAVYSTVDGLKRQVAEKEALIKYANSQLQNAKIMLADKQASLEKLEWEVKTSNKKVEDLQGDVSNMEFEISSFVTLFEKISENVSDDCHDGSIPSYDLEALQSVSEIDKIEVDKIEQERVTYAEALAAARANPNEEQLSSVAEARSRLQVLVVQ; via the exons atGCTCGACCGGTCCCTCCGGCCGGCGGAGGCCGGCGCCGGCGCGGCCGGCCCCGGCGAGGTCCGCGGGAACGTGGATCGGGTCCTCTTCAAGGACCTGGTCGACATGGTGCCGCTCGTCGAGTCCCTCATG GATCGGAGGACGAACCCGTCGTACTCGCGGCGCGCCTCGCTGGTGTACACGCCGGCGCCGGCCAAGAAG GGTGGTGATTTGAAAAGCGCAAAGACACCACAAACCTTGTCGGCAAAAAAGCGGAGGGATCCTGGAGACACAGGAAATAAAAGCACACCTGATTCAAATGGAGAGAACGGCTCCGTTGCCCCGATGACTCAATCGGGAGCAGAAAATAAACCCAAAGACAAGGATGAGATTGGCTTGCTGCGTGAGCAGGTCGATGAGCTCCAAAAGCAACTTGTCGAAAAAGAGGAGGCATTGAGGTCTGCCGAGAGTACTGTGAGTGAGATGAATGCGGTGTATTCGACAGTTGATGGGTTGAAACGCCAAGTTGCTGAGAAAGAAGCTTTGATCAAATATGCTAATTCTCAGTTACAAAATGCAAAG ATTATGCTTGCAGACAAGCAAGCATCCTTAGAAAAATTGGAATGGGAGGTAAAGACCTCAAATAAGAAGGTGGAAGATCTTCAAGGGGACGTCTCCAATATGGAGTTTGAGATAAGTTCATTCGTGACATTATTCGAGAAAATCTCGGAGAATGTTTCAGATGATTGTCACGATGGTAGCATACCATCTTATGATCTAGAGGCACTTCAATCAGTG AGTGAAATCGACAAGATTGAAGTGGACAAGATAGAGCAGGAAAGAGTTACATATGCTGAAGCTCTTGCTGCTGCAAGAGCAAACCCTAACGAAGAACAGTTGAGTTCAGTTGCGGAGGCGCGGTCAAGGCTGCAGGTCCTTGTTGTACAATAA